The following proteins are co-located in the Mesorhizobium sp. M1E.F.Ca.ET.045.02.1.1 genome:
- a CDS encoding MaoC family dehydratase — MSVEPISLDTLLASVGKEVGVSPWRTVTQRMIDQFADATDDHQFIHCDPERAARETPFGGTIAHGFLSLSLLSAMTFETMPPIENTKMGVNHGFDTLRFLTPVKTGSRIRTRFVLADVKVRPSGWVQTAHDVTIEIEGSKKPALTARWLTLTLIERQPETA; from the coding sequence ATCAGCGTGGAACCGATCAGTCTCGATACGCTTCTGGCCAGCGTCGGCAAGGAAGTCGGCGTGTCGCCCTGGCGCACGGTGACGCAGCGCATGATCGACCAGTTCGCCGACGCCACCGACGATCATCAGTTCATTCATTGCGATCCGGAGCGCGCCGCGCGCGAGACGCCGTTCGGCGGCACCATCGCACACGGTTTCCTTTCGCTGTCGCTTCTGTCGGCGATGACCTTCGAGACCATGCCGCCGATCGAGAACACCAAAATGGGCGTCAACCACGGCTTCGACACGCTGCGCTTCCTGACGCCAGTGAAGACCGGCTCGCGCATCCGCACCCGCTTCGTGCTGGCCGATGTCAAGGTCAGGCCCTCGGGCTGGGTGCAGACGGCGCATGACGTGACCATCGAGATCGAGGGGTCGAAGAAGCCGGCGCTCACCGCGCGCTGGCTGACGCTGACGCTGATCGAACGCCAGCCAGAGACCGCATGA
- a CDS encoding phosphotransferase family protein has translation MSGDANALDKSALALDKLALALDKSALALDRAALAPYLEAHVPGFAGLSAIEKFKSGQSNPTYLLTAASGRYVLRAKPPGQLLKSAHQVDREFRVMRALAGTAVPVPRMLHLSREESPIGRMFYVMEFLDGRIFWDPSLPEAPGNDERAAIYDAMNATLAALHDVDVEAVGLGDFGKPGSYFERQFARWTSQYRASETETIADMDRLIAWLETHMPADDGRVSLVHGDYRLDNMIFAKDEPKVIAVLDWELSTLGHPFADLAYQCMQWRLPHASGFRGLGGVDRATLGLPSEEAYVAAYCRRRDIEGIGKWTFFLAFSFFRLAAICQGVYRRALDGNASNPEKAKTYGEAVKLLAALAVDLIDKKT, from the coding sequence ATGAGCGGCGACGCCAACGCGCTGGATAAATCGGCGCTTGCGCTCGACAAGTTGGCGCTCGCGCTCGACAAGTCGGCGCTCGCGCTCGACAGGGCGGCGCTTGCGCCTTACCTTGAAGCGCATGTCCCCGGTTTTGCCGGACTTTCCGCGATCGAGAAATTCAAGTCCGGACAGTCGAACCCGACCTATCTCCTGACAGCCGCAAGCGGCCGGTACGTGCTGCGCGCCAAGCCGCCGGGTCAGCTTTTGAAATCGGCGCACCAGGTCGACCGCGAGTTCCGGGTGATGCGAGCGCTTGCCGGCACTGCCGTGCCGGTGCCGCGCATGCTGCATCTCTCCAGGGAAGAATCGCCGATCGGCCGCATGTTCTATGTCATGGAGTTCCTCGACGGGCGCATCTTCTGGGATCCGTCCTTGCCGGAGGCACCCGGCAATGACGAGCGCGCCGCGATCTACGACGCCATGAATGCGACGCTCGCCGCCCTGCACGACGTCGATGTCGAGGCCGTAGGACTTGGCGATTTCGGCAAGCCCGGCAGCTATTTCGAACGCCAGTTCGCCCGCTGGACCAGCCAGTACCGCGCCTCGGAAACCGAAACAATTGCCGACATGGACCGGCTGATCGCCTGGCTCGAGACGCACATGCCGGCCGATGACGGCCGGGTCTCGCTGGTGCATGGCGACTACCGGCTGGACAACATGATCTTCGCCAAGGATGAGCCGAAGGTCATCGCCGTGCTCGACTGGGAACTGTCGACGCTCGGCCATCCCTTTGCCGACCTCGCCTATCAATGCATGCAATGGCGGCTGCCGCACGCGTCCGGCTTTCGTGGCCTTGGCGGCGTCGACCGCGCCACGCTCGGCCTGCCCTCCGAGGAAGCCTATGTCGCCGCCTATTGCCGCCGGCGCGACATCGAGGGCATCGGCAAATGGACCTTCTTCCTTGCCTTCTCCTTCTTCCGGCTGGCGGCGATCTGCCAGGGTGTCTACCGCCGCGCGCTGGACGGCAACGCCTCCAACCCGGAAAAGGCAAAGACCTACGGCGAAGCGGTGAAGCTGCTCGCCGCGCTGGCGGTGGACCTGATCGACAAGAAGACTTGA
- a CDS encoding SDR family oxidoreductase: MSYLDKLFSVAGKTALVTGAATGIGRMVATGLVRAGATVMIASRKGEDCVKVANELNALGGSGRAEGFAGDVSSEAGIAALVAEVKVRTDRLHILVNNAGISWGAPLEEFPYHAWAKVFGVNVTAVFHLTRELLPLLDAAASDEDPARVINLGSVMGTQPLADDAYSYTASKAAVHHLTRTLALEFAARRITVNAFAPGPFQSRMTAFATATEEQAKHVGNHVPLGRIGVADDIAGATLYLCSRAGSYVTGAILPIDGGQSVQHGMTLFKE, from the coding sequence ATGAGCTATCTCGACAAGCTGTTCTCGGTCGCCGGCAAGACAGCGCTGGTGACCGGTGCCGCGACGGGCATCGGCCGCATGGTCGCGACCGGACTGGTGCGGGCCGGCGCCACCGTGATGATCGCCTCGCGCAAGGGCGAGGACTGTGTGAAGGTCGCCAACGAATTGAATGCGCTTGGCGGCTCCGGCCGGGCCGAGGGTTTTGCCGGCGACGTTTCCAGCGAAGCGGGCATCGCCGCGTTGGTCGCCGAGGTGAAAGTGCGCACGGACCGTCTGCACATCCTGGTCAACAATGCCGGCATTTCCTGGGGCGCGCCGCTGGAGGAGTTTCCCTATCACGCCTGGGCCAAGGTGTTCGGCGTCAACGTCACCGCCGTCTTCCACCTGACGCGGGAGCTTTTGCCGCTGCTCGACGCCGCCGCAAGCGACGAGGACCCGGCCCGCGTGATCAATCTGGGCTCGGTGATGGGCACTCAGCCGCTTGCCGACGACGCCTATTCCTACACCGCCTCAAAGGCCGCGGTGCATCACCTGACACGCACGCTGGCGCTCGAGTTCGCCGCCCGCCGCATCACCGTCAATGCCTTTGCGCCCGGCCCCTTCCAGAGCCGCATGACGGCTTTTGCCACCGCCACCGAGGAACAGGCGAAACATGTCGGTAACCATGTTCCGCTCGGCCGCATCGGTGTGGCGGATGACATTGCCGGCGCAACGCTCTATTTGTGCAGCCGTGCCGGCAGCTATGTCACCGGCGCCATCCTGCCGATCGACGGCGGCCAGTCGGTGCAGCACGGGATGACGTTGTTCAAGGAATGA